The Leptospira stimsonii genome includes the window AAAAGAAGAAAAGAAGAAAATCAAAACAAACAGAAAGAGCTGAACGACAAAGAAGTAAAGACGGACAAGGAACTCCAAGAGCTCAACAAAGATCCTGTTAAAAATAAGCAAGAAATCGTAGAAAAGAAAAAAGCAAAAGAACAAGTACAGAAAGAAAAAGAAGTCGTTAAAAAAGAAGAACAGAAACTCAAAGAGAAAGAAAAGGAAGTAGTTAAAAAAGACGAAGAGAGAAAGAGCAATAACAGTTCCAGTTCCTCGAGCTCGTCCAGTTCTTCCAAATCCAGCGATTCTAAAAGTGATTCCGGAAGTAAATCGGGAAGTGATAACAAGTCTACTTCCGATGACAAGAAGACCGAAGCCGAACTAAAAAAAGAATTGGCTGAAACCAAAAAGGAATTAGAGACCAAGAAAGAAGAAGAAAAGAAAAAAGAAGAATTCGACAAGAACGTAGTCGGAGGTAAAATTCTTTTCTTAAAAACGTTGAAATACTTGGACAAAGGTCATTATAACAACGAACTTCAGGTATTAGATCCGACCAAAGACGATACGATTTTCAGAGGTGATTTTAATAAGATCTGCGGAAGAACCTTCGAGATCGTAGACGGAAAAGCGCTCGTGATCGGTTTTGAAGACGGTCACTCTTCCAATCACAAACTGATCTTGATCGATCAGGAAACTCTGAAGCCGACGATCTCCGCGGAAGACAATATTTTCTGGCGTTCTCCGATGATCGTAAAGGGGGACGAGATTTACGCGTTCGAAGAAGTTCAGGAGAAATACTACCTCTCTCGTTTTGGAAAGGATTTGAAGAAACAGGCAAAATCTTCCGAAGAGATTAGTCCAAACTCGAACGTAACCTTTTACGGAGAAAAGATTTATGTTACCGGAAAGGAAGAAGGTTCGGGAAGCATTCAGATCACGGTCTTTAACAAAGCGGACTTGAAGCTGATCAAGAAGATCAAGCCGTAGTTCCGACTCATCGAGCTCCAATGAGCCTTGCGAAAAGATGCTCAGAAGCGAGACCTTGAGTTTTGAATACTTTTATCGTAAAACGCCGGGATAAGTAGTCTCGGCGTTTTTGTTTTGTAGAAAAGCAAACTTCCTGGATTCTCATAAGAAAAAAAGAATATTACAGAGTATCGTATTGGCAAAAAGGACCGATTGCAATAGACAAAACGCCTTTTCTATTTTTGACTTGCATTGCGGACATTTTGTCTCTGATTCTATATTGATTCTTCTTATCCGAGAAAGAATAGAACCGACATGAGTTTTAAAAAAGATCGTATTTATCTGATCGAACATCTTGCACTCTACAGTCCTCTTACTCTAAAAAAATTCTGCAACCGATTCCAAAATTCGCTGAGCCTATCACAATTTGAATTTGATTTCGAAAACGAGACGGAATGGGCTTGGATCGAAATGGACGGAGTAGAATAGAACGTTTCTCGTCCTTATAAAAAAGAAACGCTTCATCAGTGGGACAATACAATTCCTAAAACTTGTAACATAGGGATTTTATTATCCGTATTTAAAGAAAATCCGAACTTTCTAAATTCGGAACTTAGATAGAGCGAACTCGTCGTTCTGGTTGCACAAACGATTTCAAATGAATTTCAGACATCGGTTTATTACCATCGGACGTTATTAGAATCGGGTAAGAATGCGAAACGCGAAATGGTTTTTGATTTCAAAAGGTCTTAAAAGAATGGAAATTGATTTTGAAGTTCTTTTCATACAACTTGTATAGAAAGAATTCTTAGAAAGGAACGGTGGTTTCTTTCAAAACGGCCCGTAAAAGACCGTTTTATAATATTAAAAAAAATCTTATCTTAGGGAAGTGAGTTCTCTGTAGGCCCGAACGACTCCATCAGCGATCGTCTTTGTGAACGTAAGAGCAACTCTCGCTTTTTCAGATGCGATCATTACTTCGTGAGCGTCTACTGAGTTCGGATCAAAGACCATTTTCTGGGTCAACTCGTCCGCTTCCACTTGAAGATCGTTTACCGACGTCATCGCATTCTTCATCGCTTCTGAAAAACTTTCGGCAACGTAATCAGGCGAGACCGGTTGCTTTACGTCTTTGTAATGTCGATCTTCCGTAGTAAATACATCCACTTTGTCACCTTTTGGAGTTAATGGATGTGCTTTGCCGCCGTTATAACCGGAATTATAAGTATACCAGAGTGAAGAATTTGAATTGATTTCCATGATTATGCCCTACCTATTTCCAAGGCTTTGTTAAACATCGCTTTGGATCCGTTGATCATTTGTACGTTTGCTTCATAGGATCTGGAAGCCGAAATCATATCCGTCATTTCGG containing:
- a CDS encoding P83/100 family protein, coding for MFRILIALVCVGFSFPLFSQDNSKLGEKEIRSSGRVQFINRSSARAGEDVRGTNEKVGVGLAENLKKEPNKSHSQGGISVTRIAPEDKKFGADIFSLSEDSDYGHINSIQRILAGFVKSNFGYDDKNSEILATYILYYNAIHRKGKAYVAKKYSNSVIKVLKPESIGISKRYSEWPGKTEIIVPLVEDVLGKDVHTDELEDEVNKDLDKKKEGQSEKDKFDDLQREKNKKELEEIKRRKEENQNKQKELNDKEVKTDKELQELNKDPVKNKQEIVEKKKAKEQVQKEKEVVKKEEQKLKEKEKEVVKKDEERKSNNSSSSSSSSSSSKSSDSKSDSGSKSGSDNKSTSDDKKTEAELKKELAETKKELETKKEEEKKKEEFDKNVVGGKILFLKTLKYLDKGHYNNELQVLDPTKDDTIFRGDFNKICGRTFEIVDGKALVIGFEDGHSSNHKLILIDQETLKPTISAEDNIFWRSPMIVKGDEIYAFEEVQEKYYLSRFGKDLKKQAKSSEEISPNSNVTFYGEKIYVTGKEEGSGSIQITVFNKADLKLIKKIKP
- the fliE gene encoding flagellar hook-basal body complex protein FliE, with the protein product MEINSNSSLWYTYNSGYNGGKAHPLTPKGDKVDVFTTEDRHYKDVKQPVSPDYVAESFSEAMKNAMTSVNDLQVEADELTQKMVFDPNSVDAHEVMIASEKARVALTFTKTIADGVVRAYRELTSLR